A region from the Rosa rugosa chromosome 6, drRosRugo1.1, whole genome shotgun sequence genome encodes:
- the LOC133716787 gene encoding NAC domain-containing protein 43-like has protein sequence MTENMSISVNGQSQVPPGFRFHPTEEELLQYYLRKKVSGQRIDLDVIREVDLNKLEPWDVQEKCNIGTTPQNDWYFFSHKDKKYPTGTRTNRATAAGFWKATGRDKVIRSNCMRIGMRKTLVFYKGRAPRGQKSDWIMHEYRLDDNTSRITNVSVVVGEASQEEGWVVCRIFKKKNLHKTMDSPILIAPTSSITTDNITSIFVSSCDYNDEGALKHILDCMESRTCKEETNDANNSLIMNHIHGFHDDNDRFLNLPSLENPNSSAENDDPVGHQLVDSVGLTNWAALDRFVAAQLDAREMMTYPESGNCFSTDHHDYHDHELQLPTTLRSSNSSSNEIDLWPTFAPHSSSLSSSEVSNTPL, from the exons ATGACTGAAAACATGAGCATATCCGTTAACGGGCAATCTCAAGTCCCTCCAGGTTTCAGATTTCATCCAACCGAAGAGGAGCTCTTGCAGTACTACTTGAGGAAGAAGGTCTCAGGTCAGAGGATTGATCTCGATGTCATCCGCGAGGTCGATCTCAATAAACTTGAACCATGGGACGTCCAAG AAAAGTGCAACATAGGAACCACACCGCAAAATGATTGGTATTTCTTCAGCCACAAGGACAAGAAGTATCCTACCGGAACACGCACAAATCGTGCAACAGCTGCTGGGTTCTGGAAGGCCACTGGCCGTGATAAGGTGATACGCAGCAACTGCATGCGGATCGGTATGAGGAAAACTCTTGTGTTCTACAAAGGAAGAGCCCCTCGTGGCCAAAAATCCGATTGGATCATGCACGAGTATAGACTCGACGACAACACTAGCAGAATCACTAAT GTCTCCGTTGTCGTTGGGGAGGCATCTCAAGAGGAGGGATGGGTGGTTTGCAGAATCTTCAAGAAGAAAAATCTTCACAAAACCATGGACAGCCCAATTCTGATTGCTCCAACTTCATCGATCACAACAGATAATATTACAAGTATCTTTGTTAGTTCATGTGATTATAATGATGAGGGAGCTTTGAAGCATATACTTGACTGCATGGAATCAAGGACCTGCAAGGAAGAAACTAATGATGCAAACAACTCATTAATCATGAACCACATTCATGGTTTTCATGACGATAATGATAGGTTCTTGAATCTTCCTAGCCTAGAGAACCCAAACTCGTCTGCAGAGAATGATGACCCGGTGGGTCATCAACTCGTGGACTCGGTTGGCCTCACCAACTGGGCCGCGCTTGATCGTTTCGTGGCTGCACAACTCGATGCCCGTGAAATGATGACGTACCCAGAATCAGGGAACTGCTTCAGTACTGATCACCATGATTATCATGATCATGAGCTCCAATTACCAACTACTCTGAGATCATCGAATTCATCCAGCAACGAGATCGACCTGTGGCCTACTTTTGCTCCACACTCATCATCTTTGTCATCCTCCGAAGTGTCAAATACTCCTTTATAA